The DNA sequence ACAAGACAGAggcttaatttaaattaaaaaaaaaacaacgcgATAGCAAAAAAGCagacttaaattatttatgccTAATTCGAAACGAATActgaaacaataattatatttttccaaacaattttataaatagataaaaaagaaacaaaaactcTTTTCGCAGGTGtagggtttttttttaaatttaaaggcAAACATAACCCATTCGATACGACCATAgacttaatttgtttttcaggATGAATTTTGGGCGCGAACTTTTGAGcccaattttaattttaatgtgttttccatttcatttaagattgtgtttttaataatttttttcagtaatGAATGAATGTTAAGTTATCGTAAAGGTacaaaaatgtagtaaaaactacatataataaaatcgaaATTGATAATTTCTCGAAATAAGTTGTTCATAAAATGTAGTCGTTCAAAAGAAAACCAGCCATTTTTATACCATAAAGAGATATATTTTTTCGCGcgcaattatgttttatttttaaaacgacaATTGTCTTTAGTTCGTTTGTCGTAATGTGCGTAAATCTTGTGCGATTCGATTTACGTAAAAtttgcaagtttttttttttttcattatatttatcacttttaaaagcgaataaaataaacaacttatggatgtaatttgttattttatatttggcatgtttttgtaaaaagttaCACGTCAAATCTTCAAGTCGATTACGAGAAaaggacagacagacagatgACAAGTAGggctgtaaaaaaaaaaactattacataTTTGTCAGAATATAAACTAATgataaactttttcaatatttttgtttgatacATCCTTTATTATCTTcaatttgtgccaaattatGTATAGAGAAAATTAcaccaatattttatttagggTTGTCATATGCAATTAAAACCAAATAGGCCTTTAATGCTTGTAAACTTTTACCTCATATTAGATAAGAGTTGAACTTTTCAGGTAATATTAGATAAGAGTTGAACTTTTTAGGTAATATTAGATAAGAGTTGAACTTTTAAGGTAATATTAGATAAGAGTTGAACTTTTTAGGTAATATTAGATAAGAGTTGAACTTTTCAGGTAATATTAGATAAGAGTTGAACTTTTTAGGTAATATTATGACAAccctaaatatattttcaagttaAACATCTAAAACCGCTATTTTTatgaacacttttttttttcaaatacaaacagcggaataatatacaaatattatatttaatttttgcgcAAAAGacaacaaaacttttattcaataaaattaatattataaattaaaaaaaaaacatagtttcTCGAAGTTTTTTCTTAGACAAATTCTCTAATggatattaatgtaatttttcttttttcttcaataataaattatacatacacaGCAGtacaattgtgtttttttcgCATTTGtgcgtaaaaaatatttaaaaaaaaaatcaagcatTAATAATTGTTCTTACACTAAACACTTATTATAgttgattacaaaaaaaaattaccaaaaaaaaaaagttttttttaaagttaaaaaattatatataaaattcatcatcagcttgtcaatttgtatgtattattgtatataattacaaaataaattcataaatcaGCCCTTCAGTACGTCGCGGACGTtgtgacagacagacagacagacaaacaagTTCATATCCAATAAATTACATGTAGGTAATACATTAATCATAATATTTGgttctttagtttttttttttttagtttaaattttagatataGTCTGAAGTGCGCAGTGCTCATCTGAAAAGtggaaaaattattgttagacttaaattactaaaaaatcattaaaaaatagcttaaatataataaatattatcctaTAAAAGTTTAACAATACTTAAGAATTTaacaattagttttaaaaaagtatatttttctagttttaatcttactaatattataaatgcgaatatttgtatggatggatgtttgtttaaatgtatctcCGTAACAACCCaacagatcttaatgaaatttgtcacagatatagaacatagtctggaaaaacaaagactacattagtttttttttatccgcgCAGACAgaattgcgggcgacagctagtaattaataaatctaactTTAATCTTTCGtgattttttactaatatcctatttcttattaacaatgtattaatttaaaaagaaatattgtaaactagcttttacccgcgactccgtccgcgcggaataaataatagaaaacggggtaaaaattatcctatgtccgtttcctggttctaagctacctgcccaccaattttcagtcaaatcgattcagccgttcttgagttataaatagtgtaactaacacgactttcttttatatatatagatactagctgtcgcccgcgactccgtccgcgcgcagttaaaaaatgggggggggggctatgaaaaatagatgttgtccgattctcagacctactgaatatgctcacaaaatttcatgagaatcggtcaagacgtttcggaggagtacgggaacgaaaactgtgacacgagaattttatatatatagatagatagatataagatatataaaatcCGTACTCACCAAATAACAGAAACATATCGGCAGCTCGCGGAGAAGCCTCCAGTGCTAACGctaatcataattaaatttaacacgtatattataattacatatatatattatatataaagaacCGACATACAACCACTCACACTATCTCACTTACTGGTACTAAATGCTTCCATTTTAAGAGATTatcaactatattaaaataaataaagcgaaAGTTCATAGTATTGTGTCCGGGATCTTATGTTCCCTCATCGGATACAAATCGGAAACAAGCAGACATACAAAACATTCGCTCCCCGATACAAACAATTGCTTCGTCAAATTAATTCGAAaagcaattataaaatatcggAAATATAGTAAGTGAGTGGTAACGgaacaaaaatattcacataggATAAAGCATTTATACGTCCCGCAAGCACACCGCTTAAATAATCATCAAAATGTATAACAAAACGCGCGATGGCGTCGGATTTAAATAAGATAGTGCGACGCCATATTGGATATTAACATGCGCGAGTGTTGCGTGTGTGCGGGGCGCGGGGTGTGGGGGGGTGTGGGTTTAGTTCCAGATGCGGAGGAAGGAGTCCCAGGAGCCGGTGGCCACCGCCATACCGTTCTCGGTGACGCCCAGACAGGACACACGGTTgtcgtgtccggccaaaataccTGCGgacatatcaaaatatatactttcaaatacatatcgattaaattttatgaaaaggaaaaaaaatgtgaaccGTCATGGGACgtctggcagatgtgaaacatcgtgtgtgtacaagtaatatgtataaaagataatattattaaaataaaatgtatatacagtcaaaaccgtttatggtgacatcgtttagaacaacataccggttaaattgaccaaaatcaaaggtcctggctgaatgttatatacatatctttcctattaatacctgtcaccggttgttacaactatcggtttttacgactcaatatgagtagtcccttcgatgtcgttataacagattttgactgtatatatatacatatatatgtatacctcagtatagcgtggcgacccgtcgccacaccgtacactctgctacacataaaatatatatgtataccttagtatagcgtggcgacccgtcaccacggcaagcgtcgccacgccaacaattcgatTTACAAatgagcctatagatgtttcacatcaaaaaaataacaattttaatgaaaaataattcgaGTATAGTCAAACACTAGTTCAGTGAGAAGCGCTGATATCGATTGATTTTGTCAGAAAAAATCTAGAACCTACATGGACATAGAAAATGGTacatatattatgaaaaaaaaaaatagtcataCTAACTACTGTTAGTATGAAGGAATGGAacttttaacacatttttgaCACTGAGATGAGGTCGCTAGTGAGCTATTGTTACAAACCTGCGCGCTCGCTCTTCATAGAGTCCCAGACGTTACAGTTGAAGTCATCGTATCCAGCGAGCAGCAGACGTCCCGACTTGCTGAAGGCGACGGAGGTGATGCCGCAGATGATGTTGTCGTGAGAGTACATCGCCAGCTCCTGGTCTGCGCGGATGTCGAACATGCGGCATGTCGCATCATCAGAACCGGTAGCGAACGCGAACCCGGACGGGAAGaactaaacacataaaacaacaacattacaactaaatagtaattatccttcctaatattataaatgcgaaagtaactctgtctgtctgtctgtctcgctttcacgccaaaactactgaactgatttaaatgaaatttggtacacagatagtctagagcctgaggaaggacatagggcacattttaacgcgaaaaagggtttgtaaggggttgaaagtgggggtgaaattttgtatggaattatcgtcatttttgcagttagaagcttgaaacttatttttaagtcagctaatttaatataaataaatatgaaatttaacgTTTGAAAAAATggggtgctaaataaaaataggggatgaaatttggtttgggaatattttagacatttggcgcggtcctggcaaCGAGAGAGGTGtctctctatgttcttctacatccatacatcaaatcatagcacgtcggttaagtaaaataattagccttaaaaaattctatccgaagatagaatttcacgcggacgaagtcgcgggcacagctagtatctaaataaaatgcatCGGGACATCATTAGACATGGGTTCAATTCTATGCAAACTGAGTAGTTGGTTAttaggaaaaatataaaacttcagATTTGGTGAAAGAAAACTTCAATAACGactttaactctacttcttaGTCCACGCAAATATAAACTTACGACAGCtcgtaaataaactaaatgacAGTTGCAAAGAGACTGCCATAAGTAGTAGCGGATGCtttcttataaaaccttttgtcaGACTACCCACAACAGTACTTCTGTTCCTAACACGGTATTATTCCAAAAACAACATGGACACCACTGTCCTTATCATTTAACAAACTcactaaaaataactaattagtgataacaattaattaaaacatattaatctatatacataaaacaaagtcgtgttagttacgctatttataactcaagaacggtcgaactgatttagctgaaaatggggaggtagcttagaactaggagacggacataggaacttttttattgtgcatttctttcattccgcgcggacggagtcgcgggtaaaagctagtattttataaatactaatctGGATATGTACATAATCTCAAAAATCACAACACAACAAGGTATTTACCGTGACAGCGTTGATGTCACTCTCGTGTCCGGGGAAGGTCTGCTTGCATTGACAGTCGCGTACATCCCACAGCTTGGCGGAGGCGTCACAGGCTCCAGATACGAAGGCGCGCTGGTCCGGAGCCAGCGACAGTGACATCACATCACCGGTGTGACCGGTGAACTGACCGCACTGCTGACCTGTCTCTATGTCCCACAGCGCACTACACacataacaaaacattacTTACTATTAAACCTGTTAACTATTGCTTTAAGAGCTAAAAAAAcccttataaaacatattaaatccaaacataacagtttattttatacagtgagttcaatctcagaaaccaactaaGACTAATTTAACTTACTGAAACAGTAATTTAGTGTGAATTCATACTAATTCTATCAAAAGCGAAGCGaccattgcccatagacatcagcaAATGCTAATGCATTGCCTACCATTAATCAATGGAGAAGGGGATACATAGAAAAAGGATATTCCCCTTCCAATttgtcccctcttccgccaaatccactcccctaataagaaaaggctAGGAAAAAAAGGGGACTAaaaaattttcaacattaGAAAGATATTAGTTCAATTAATACAGTAATAAAGTTTTGAAGATGAACACCGCTGTAAACAAGTGTTATAAAGTGTAGAGTACTGACCATGTCATATCACCGGAGCTGGTGAGGATCTGGTTGTCATCGAGGAAGCGGCAGCAGGAGAGGTATCCCGAGTGACCGGGAAGCTCACGAGACACACGCACATTGCCCTCGCGAGTCTTCAAGCTGCATACAATTGTTAATTAGCAAACAACAATTGAcattgtaaaagaaaacaaaatataacagatCACAGAAGTTATTTCttctaacttttttaatcACCTGTTAAGTTACACATATAttagagataaaaataaagtgataCATTTTTCATAAGAGAAAGGAGACATTACGGAGCTCGCAATGCGGTAGCAGTTAACCTCAAGGAGCCATCAATTTTGAAGCTAATAATACTAACCTATAGATGGAGCAGATGTTATCGAGCCCACCGCAGGCGACGTAGGAGCCGGAAGGTGCGTAGGCGCAGGTCATCACCCAGGAGGAGCGCAGCGGAATGGCATGCACCTTGTTGGTAGTGTGGCTGTCCCACACGATCAACTTACCATCCTGGCTTGCAGACACCAGGTTCCTAAACAAAACCAACCACTTAACCACTATATCACAAcataatctatatttataaaagaaagtcgtgttagttacactatttataactcaagaacggctgaatcgatttgactgaaaattggtgggcaggtagcttagaaccaggaaaaggacgtaggataatttttaccccgttttctattttttattccgcgcggacggagtcgcgggtaaaagctagttggtGATAATTGCAGTGTTCttgcaacaataatattacaatatctttatatataaattcgtatataaatataaagcgCGTCGCCATGTTCAGTTATGAAATTGTAACGTAAACAGAACGCGAATAACGCAAAGAGATGGCGCATCACCTCTGCTCTGTAGCGGACTATTTATACGACATATGCATGATATTATATTCTGATATTCACTACATTTTATGAATACTTTACGaatttcaaaacaatacaaattgaaaaactaACCTTGAGTTTCaagaacatatatatttttctttaatagaattagagtaatgtttttatagtcTAAGAGCTATAagaatttataatcttaataatattataaaggcgaaagtttacatggatggatggatagatgtttattagaaggtatctctagaacggctcaacggatcttgatatagtttggcacagatgtaaatactagtatggaagaacgcataggttacttaatac is a window from the Papilio machaon chromosome 23, ilPapMach1.1, whole genome shotgun sequence genome containing:
- the LOC106707541 gene encoding guanine nucleotide-binding protein G(I)/G(S)/G(T) subunit beta-1 translates to MNELDSLRQEAETLKNAIRDARKAACDTSLAQATANLEPIGRIQMRTRRTLRGHLAKIYAMHWGSDSRNLVSASQDGKLIVWDSHTTNKVHAIPLRSSWVMTCAYAPSGSYVACGGLDNICSIYSLKTREGNVRVSRELPGHSGYLSCCRFLDDNQILTSSGDMTCALWDIETGQQCGQFTGHTGDVMSLSLAPDQRAFVSGACDASAKLWDVRDCQCKQTFPGHESDINAVTFFPSGFAFATGSDDATCRMFDIRADQELAMYSHDNIICGITSVAFSKSGRLLLAGYDDFNCNVWDSMKSERAGILAGHDNRVSCLGVTENGMAVATGSWDSFLRIWN